From Lytechinus variegatus isolate NC3 chromosome 16, Lvar_3.0, whole genome shotgun sequence, the proteins below share one genomic window:
- the LOC121430220 gene encoding dopamine D2-like receptor, with protein sequence MALNQTLSPESISKEESSTNFVQICEIIIGCFGIFGNLTSVLVLGRRSVRNQTNWLIVNQAVVDALVSFFLVAAVSTQIAGVSPKNMDRVSGEIFCKFWGSLSIVFGGFAISTFNLTAISIERYIAVVHPIWYLSHFKQRAMVILITLAWCLAPVLQIVTVSTQYGVSQEGECYYYPKYSQILVALFFWEYFMPICVMTFSFFSIIVKFRELNKIAIARTREIQNTLPIQGPSAPEEVSVNREVVASRPAVKTLHVPGEMAASTIRPGSSTSSREPNRPHDQRNPIQDNAVGRILREVVASRPAVKTLHVPGEMAASSTIRPGSSASSREPNRPHDQRNPIQDNAVGRIQRRNTTKVLFSVYIIFLICWSPNQWAFLQFNLGGYLDFKSTFYRLTVVMGILNTCINPFIYALRLKIYQRELKSMIQSFYCH encoded by the coding sequence ATGGCGTTGAATCAAACACTTTCCCCAGAGAGTATCTCCAAAGAGGAGTCATCTACTAACTTTGTTCAGATATGCGAGATCATCATAGGATGTTTTGGAATCTTTGGTAACCTGACGAGTGTTCTTGTTCTAGGCCGCCGTTcagtccgtaaccagaccaactGGCTGATAGTCAACCAAGCAGTTGTTGATGCCCTCGTTTCGTTCTTTCTCGTGGCAGCCGTCTCGACACAAATCGCAGGCGTATCTCCCAAGAATATGGACAGAGTTAGCGGGGAAATATTCTGTAAGTTCTGGGGATCTCTGAGTATTGTCTTTGGGGGCTTTGCTATATCAACATTTAATCTTACAGCCATATCCATTGAACGTTACATAGCTGTCGTACATCCTATCTGGTACCTTTCCCATTTCAAACAACGTGCAATGGTTATCTTGATTACGCTTGCGTGGTGTTTAGCCCCGGTTCTTCAAATAGTAACGGTGTCCACTCAGTACGGGGTTTCTCAGGAGGGTGAGTGCTATTACTATCCCAAGTACAGTCAGATCCTCGTAGCCCTGTTTTTCTGGGAGTACTTCATGCCCATCTGTGTAAtgactttctctttcttctccatCATCGTGAAGTTTCGGGAGCTAAATAAGATCGCCATTGCGCGTACGCGTGAGATCCAGAATACACTTCCCATCCAAGGTCCAAGTGCGCCGGAAGAAGTGTCGGTCAACAGGGAGGTGGTGGCCTCGCGTCCAGCTGTGAAAACCTTACATGTTCCTGGAGAAATGGCAGCCAGTACCATCCGACCTGGGAGCTCTACTTCTTCGAGAGAACCCAACAGACCTCACGACCAGAGAAATCCAATCCAGGATAATGCAGTCGGTAGGATACTGAGGGAGGTGGTGGCCTCGCGTCCAGCTGTGAAAACCTTACATGTTCCTGGAGAAATGGCAGCCAGCAGTACCATCCGACCTGGGAGCTCTGCTTCTTCGAGAGAACCCAACAGACCTCACGACCAGAGAAACCCAATCCAGGATAATGCAGTCGGTAGGATACAGAGACGCAACACAACCAAGGTCCTCTTTTCTGTTTACATCATATTCCTCATTTGCTGGAGCCCCAATCAGTGGGCTTTTTTGCAGTTTAACCTCGGGGGCTATTTGGACTTCAAATCCACATTCTATCGTCTGACAGTGGTcatgggcattctgaatacctGTATCAATCCTTTCATTTACGCACTGAGACTGAAGATCTACCAGAGAGAATTGAAATCCATGATCCAATCATTTTACTGCCATTAA